From Candidatus Binatia bacterium, the proteins below share one genomic window:
- a CDS encoding 3-hydroxyacyl-CoA dehydrogenase NAD-binding domain-containing protein codes for MTAHIRETMGLAADEQGELGMETVGTIGAGTIGTGVAQALAMAGNEVILVDVSEEKLDRSLREMRRGLRSLKLLGVTAEVPDPKEVLGRITPTIELAKVAAASFVIENATENWAIKEAIYRELRTTCSPETTFGVNTSAIPITKIASLMDRPDNVVGMHFMNPVPMKPMVEVIRGHHTSDQTVKRARDLVAGMDKQSIVVNDSPGFVTNRVMMLTVNEAIFLLHEGVASTPEDIDRLFKTCFGHKMGPLETADLIGLDTVLYSIEMLYENLNDDKYRPCPLLRKMVSANLLGQKSGEGFYKHFQAAA; via the coding sequence ATGACGGCACACATCCGCGAGACGATGGGTCTCGCAGCAGACGAACAGGGAGAGCTGGGAATGGAAACTGTCGGCACGATAGGAGCGGGCACGATTGGAACGGGGGTCGCCCAGGCGCTCGCGATGGCTGGCAACGAGGTCATCCTCGTCGATGTCTCGGAGGAGAAGCTCGACCGTTCTCTTCGCGAGATGCGCCGCGGGTTGCGTTCCCTGAAGCTTCTCGGAGTGACCGCCGAGGTGCCGGATCCGAAGGAGGTTCTCGGCCGGATCACACCGACGATCGAGTTGGCGAAGGTCGCTGCCGCCTCGTTCGTGATCGAGAATGCGACCGAGAACTGGGCCATCAAGGAGGCAATCTATCGCGAGCTACGCACGACGTGTAGCCCCGAAACGACTTTCGGCGTCAACACCTCCGCGATCCCGATCACCAAGATCGCTTCGCTGATGGATCGGCCCGACAACGTCGTGGGCATGCACTTCATGAATCCCGTTCCCATGAAGCCGATGGTCGAGGTGATCCGCGGTCACCATACGTCGGACCAGACCGTGAAGCGTGCGCGTGATCTGGTGGCGGGAATGGACAAGCAGTCGATCGTGGTGAACGACTCGCCGGGCTTCGTGACCAACCGGGTGATGATGCTGACCGTCAACGAGGCGATCTTTCTCTTGCACGAGGGAGTCGCGTCGACGCCTGAGGACATCGATCGCCTGTTCAAGACTTGTTTCGGACACAAGATGGGGCCCCTCGAGACCGCCGATCTGATTGGTCTCGACACGGTCCTCTACTCGATCGAGATGCTCTACGAGAACCTGAACGACGACAAGTATCGGCCGTGCCCGCTGTTGCGGAAGATGGTCTCGGCCAATCTGCTCGGCCAGAAGTCGGGCGAAGGATTCTACAAGCACTTCCAGGCAGCCGCCTGA